A region of Silurus meridionalis isolate SWU-2019-XX chromosome 17, ASM1480568v1, whole genome shotgun sequence DNA encodes the following proteins:
- the gpr173 gene encoding probable G-protein coupled receptor 173, which produces MAHGNESSDGSHNALAAVVATAGGTVNEEPSSAVSTYIKLVLLGLIICISLVGNLVVSLLVLRDRSLHKAPYYFLLDLCLADTIRSAVCFPFVLVSIKNGSTWTYSVLSCKVVAFMAVLFCFHAAFMLFCISVTRYMAIAHHRFYSKRMTFWTCVAVVCMVWTLSVAMAFPPVFDVGTYKFIREEDQCIFEHRYFKANDTLGFMLMLAVLILATHVVYMKLLLFEYKHRKMKPVQMVPAISQNWTFHGPGATGQAAANWIAGFGRGPMPPTLLGIRQNLHNQNRRLLGMEEFKAEKQLGRMFYVITLFFLVLWSPYIVACYWRVFVKACTIPHRYLSTTVWMSFAQAGVNPIICFFLNKDLKKGLLAHLPPCCRTKPQLPREPYCVM; this is translated from the coding sequence ATGGCCCACGGAAACGAGAGTAGTGATGGGTCCCACAATGCCCTGGCTGCAGTTGTGGCTACTGCGGGTGGCACCGTGAATGAAGAGCCTTCATCAGCTGTGTCTACCTACATCAAGCTTGTCCTGCTAGGGCTGATCATATGCATCAGCCTAGTGGGAAACCTGGTGGTATCTTTGCTAGTATTAAGAGACAGATCCCTTCACAAGGCCCCATACTACTTCTTGTTGGATCTTTGCTTGGCTGACACAATTCGGTCAGCAGTCTGCTTCCCCTTTGTACTGGTGTCTATTAAGAATGGCTCAACCTGGACCTACAGTGTACTCAGCTGCAAGGTGGTAGCTTTCATGGCCGTGTTGTTCTGCTTTCATGCAGCCTTCATGCTGTTCTGCATTAGCGTCACACGATACATGGCCATTGCCCACCATCGGTTCTACTCTAAGCGTATGACCTTCTGGACGTGTGTTGCTGTGGTGTGTATGGTCTGGACACTTTCAGTTGCCATGGCCTTTCCACCCGTATTTGATGTGGGCACCTATAAGTTTATCCGTGAAGAAGATCAGTGCATTTTTGAGCACCGTTATTTTAAGGCCAATGACACGCTAGGGTTCATGCTTATGCTGGCTGTGCTTATCCTAGCCACTCACGTGGTCTACATGAAGCTCTTGCTCTTTGAGTACAAGCACCGCAAGATGAAGCCTGTCCAGATGGTACCCGCCATCAGCCAAAATTGGACCTTTCATGGGCCTGGAGCCACTGGCCAGGCAGCCGCCAATTGGATTGCAGGTTTCGGCCGGGGCCCAATGCCACCTACCCTGTTGGGGATCAGGCAAAACTTGCACAACCAGAACCGACGGCTGCTAGGCATGGAGGAGTTCAAGGCAGAGAAGCAGCTTGGCAGGATGTTTTACGTAATCACTCTGTTTTTTCTGGTGCTGTGGTCACCATACATTGTTGCCTGTTATTGGCGAGTTTTCGTGAAAGCATGTACCATCCCACACCGGTACCTCTCCACTACGGTCTGGATGAGTTTTGCCCAAGCAGGGGTGAACCCCATTATTTGCTTTTTCCTTAACAAGGACCTCAAAAAGGGTCTGCTGGCTCATTTGCCTCCCTGTTGTAGAACTAAACCTCAACTACCCCGTGAGCCTTATTGTGTCATGTAA